Below is a genomic region from Desulfonispora thiosulfatigenes DSM 11270.
CAGAATTTAGTAAAGGGGAAACCCAGGTTTTACTAGGAACTCAAATGATAGCTAAAGGATTAGACTTTCCAAATGTTACATTAGTAGGTGTGATAGCTGCTGATACTTCTTTAAACTTACCTGACTTTAGAGCTGGAGAAAAAACATTTCAATTAATTACTCAAGTAGCAGGTAGAACTGGCAGAGGTGACAAAATTGGAAAAGTAATCGTGCAAACTTATAATCCTGAACACTATGCCATTATCCATGCTAAAAATCACGATTATAAGTCTTTTTATGAAAAAGAAATTGAACAAAGGCAAATAATAGGTTATCCACCTTTTAATAGTCTAGTACGAATTATTATTAACGGACATGAAGAAGATATTGTAATGAACTTAGCAGAAAAAATAGGATTAGATTTAAAGAATATTTCAAAGGATAAAATAGAAATATTTGGACCTGCTCCAGCCCCTTTAGCAAAAATCCAAAATAGATTTAGATGGCAAATTATTTTAAAAGCAAATAGTTTAGATTTTTTACGTAAAGTAGCTTGGCATGAATATAAAAAATATGTAAACCTAAAGGAATATAATCAATTACGGATAATTATTGATATTGAGCCTCAAAGTATTCTATAATGAGATAATAGGAAACATAACAAAGAAGCTTTATATTGGGAGGAAATTATGGCTATATATAACATAGTAAAAAAAGAAGAAACTGTTTTACGGGAAAAATCAAAGTATGTTAAAAATATTACAAAAAATGTTGAGAAACTTTTAGATAATATGGCTGAGACTATGTATGAATCTAAAGGCGTAGGCCTAGCTGCCCCGCAAGTAGGTGTATTAAAAAGAGTAGTAGTTATTGATGTAGGAGAAGGTCTAATTGAGTTAATAAATCCAGAAATTATCGATTCAAAAGGCAGCGAGACTGATTATGAAGGTTGTTTAAGTTGCCCAGGTATAGTAGGAGAAGTAACAAGAGCTAAAGAAGTAAAAGTTAAAGGATTAGATCGAAAAGGAAATGAAGTTATAATTGAAGGTGATGAACTACTTGCTAGATGCTTACAGCATGAAATAGATCACTTAGAAGGCATTTTATTTATTGATAAAGCACAAAAAATACAAACAACACCCTAAGGAGGTAACTTTATGCGGGTATTATTTATGGGAACACCTGACTTTGCAGTTAGTTCATTAGAATATTTAGTTAAAGCTAATTATGAAGTAATAGGTGTGGTCACCCAACCAGATAGACAGAAGGGAAGAGGCAAAAAGATAACCGCTCCTCCTGTAAAACAAAAAGCATTAGAACTAGGATTGCCAATTTTTCAACCGGAAAAAGTAAGAAATGAAGAATTTATAGAAATTTTAAAAGAATTAAATCCTGATATTATTGTAGTGGTAGCCTTTGGACAAATCTTACCTAAGGATATTTTAGAATTACCTAGTTTTGGTTGTATTAATGTCCATGCATCCTTATTACCAAAGTACAGAGGGGCAGCGCCTATCCACTGGTCAATAATTAATGGAGAAACAAAAACAGGAATTACGACCATGTATATGAATGAAGGATTAGATACAGGCGATATGTTATTAAAAGAAGAAATTTTAATTGATAACAATATGAATTCAGGAGAACTACATGATGAATTAGCAGAATTAGGTGGGGAGCTTTTGGTCAGAACGCTTGATCTTTTACAAAAAAATAAAATTATTCCACAACCCCAAAATGACCAGGAGTCTACATATGCCTCCCTATTAAAAAAGGAGCATGAAGTAATCTCTTGGGATGAGAATTCTACTAATATTCATAATTTAGTCAGGGGTATGAATCCTTGGCCAGGTGCATATACTGTATGTAATAATGAACGTCTTAAAATACTTGAAACAAGGTTAAATAACCTGGAAAGTAGTGGAGATAAAAGTAAAGTAGGCACGATTATTGAAGTGGATAATGATGGATTTTGGGTTAAAACAGAAGATGATAAATTATTAATTACAAAAGTCCAACCTGCTGGAAAAAAGGCTATGCTTGCCAAAGATTTTATAAATGGATATAAGATTAAGACCGGTCTAGTATTAGGTGATCAAGGTGTATGAAACAAATAAACGGTTATTTATTTTTCTCTTATTATTAAGCTTTAGTGGTTTACTGATTAGTTTTTATTTAGCTTATTTGATTGCTACTGGTTTATCACCTATTTTTAATCGAATTTTTCTGGTAATTAGTTTTATTCTTGTGACCTTTTTGTTTTTATTTTTTGGAATAGGAATAGCTTTATTAATATATAGTTTATGGAGTTCCAAACCCATTAACTCAAATAAGTTAATTAAAAAGAGTATTTTGTTTTTATATCCAAATGCTTTACGAATAGGGAAGTGGTTTGGGTTAAGCTCAGATAAAATAAAAAATTCCTATATCCAAGTTAATAACGAATTGGTGAAACTAAAAAAATATAAAATGTTACCTGAAGATATATTAATACTAGCTCCTCATTGTCTACAAAATGTAAAATGTCCTCATAAGATAACAATTGATGTAAATAATTGCAAAAACTGTGGGTTGTGTAAGGTGGGGTCATTATTAATGGTAAGTAATAAATATAATGTTGATATTGTAATAGCAACAGGTGGAACCTTTGCACGAAAGTTTGTTGCTGAGAAAAGGCCAAAGGCAATTATAGCTATTGCTTGTGAAAGAGATTTGACTAGTGGAATCCAAGATGTTAAAGATATTCCTGTATTAGGTGTTCTTAATGAAAGACCAGAAGGACCTTGTTATAATACACAAGTAAGTTTAGGGCAAGTTGAAAATGCAATTAACTTTTTTTTAAAAGGGGGACATAAATAATGTTTTTTCCAATATTTGATCCTACGATGATTTTATTAATACCAGGAATTCTACTCGCGTTTTATGCACAAACTAAAGTTCAATCAACCTTTAGAAAATATTCTAAGGTGTCATCAAAAAGAAATGTTACGGGAGCCCAGGTAGCAAGAGCTATTTTAGATGATCAAGGATTAACCAATGTAGCAGTTGAAGCTACACCTGGACAATTATCGGATCATTATGATCCTAGAACTAAGGTGGTAAGATTATCTAATGATGTTTATCATAGCAGTTCTCTGGCATCCTTAGGAGTTGCTGCACATGAAGTAGGTCATGCGATACAAGATGATACGGGTTATTTACCATTACATTTTAGAAGCACTTTAGTTCCTGTAACCCAAATTGGTTCAACTTTATCTTTTCCACTGTTACTAATAGGATTATTAATGAGTGCACCTTTTCTTGTAAAGGCAGGAGTATATTTGTTTTCTGCAGTAGTAGTATTTCAGCTTGTAACTTTGCCTGTTGAATTTAATGCTAGTAATAGAGCCTTAAATATTTTAGGTTCACAAAGATTTTTAGATAATGATGAAATTAAAAAAACAAAGAAAGTTTTAGATGCAGCTGCCCTTACTTATGTTGCTGCAGCATTAATGGCTGCCCTTAATTTAATTAGACTATTATTAATTTCTGGTCTTTTAGGAAGAAGTGATGACTAATGAATGCTAGAGATTTAGCTTTAAACGTAATCTTTGAAGTTAATGAAAAGTTAGCTTATGCAAATATCGAACTAGATAAAGCACTTAAAAATGCAAAATTAGCTGATCAAAGAGATAAAGGACTAGTAACCGATTTAGTTTATGGCACTATCAAATATAAAGGACGTTTAGACTATATAATTAATCAGTTTGCTAAACCTAAGGTCAATAAAATGGCTCCTATGATTAGAAATATCATCCGTATGGGACTTTATCAGATAATCTTTCTTGATAAAGTCCCTATTTCTGCAGCTATAAATGAATCAGTTAACCTAGGAAAAAGATACGGACATAAAGGAACAGTTGGTTTTATTAATGGAGTATTACGTAATATAGCAAGAAACTTAGAAAATATAAAATATCCTAATAAAAATTCACAGCCCATTGAATACTTGGCGAGTTTTTATTCCTTTCCTAATTGGATGATAAAAGGCTGGGTAAAAGATTTTGGTATCGATAACACAGAAACTTTATGTGAATATTTTAATAATCCCTCACCTTTGTGGATAAGAACTAATTCCTTAAAGACAAATAGGGAAGAACTACAAGAAAGGCTTCAAAATGAAAACATTGAAACAGTTAAAAGCGAAAAGGTACCTGAAGGTTTAAGATTAATAAATAATACAGGTATGACTAAATTAAATACTTTTAAGGAAGGACTCTTTACTGTTCAAGATGAAAGCTCCATGATTGTAAGTCATGTCTTAAATCCTAAAAATAAAGATTTCATAATCGATACCTGTAGTGCTCCAGGAGGAAAAACAGGACATATGGCACAACTTATGGGAAATGAGGGAAAAATATTAGCCCTAGATATTCATGAACATAGGTTAGAATTAATAAAAGAAAACTGTACAAGATTAGGAATAACAAATGTAGATACAAAATTAGTAGATGCTAGGGAAATTTCAGCTCATATTCATGAATTAGTAGATGGAATATTAGTAGATGCACCCTGTTCTGGATTAGGAGTATTAGGAAGACGACCAGATGCAAGATGGAAAAAGGAAGAAAAGGATATTAAAGAATTAAGTAATTTGCAATTTGAGATATTACAAAGTGCGTCTAAATTAGTTAAATCTAAAGGGACGTTAATTTATAGCACTTGTACAATTGATTCCAGAGAAAATAAAGAAGTAGTACAAAGATTTTTAGAATATAGTCCAGATTTTTATTTAGATGATAGCTTAAATGAATATTTGCCATATAATACAGAAGAAGGCAAAGAAGGGTATATTCAATTCTTACCTTTTGCCCATAAGATGGATGGGTTTTTTATTGCGAGATTAAAAAGGAAATGAAAAATTGAGAGGTTACATTTATGTTAATTGATTTACGTTCATTAAATTTAGAAGAATTAGAGAAATTAATGCTAGAACTACAAGAAAGTAAATTTAGAAGTAAACAGATTTTTAGCTGGGTACATGCTAAAGGAGTTTCTAATTTTGCAGAAATGACAAATGTACCTGGTAAATTACGTGATAAATTGCTAGAAAAAACAGTGTTAAATGAACTAGATTTAATTAAATCCCAAGTTTCTAAGGATGGGACAACAAAGTATTTATTAAAATTAGCGGATAATAATTATATTGAATGTGTTCTAATGAAATATCAAGGAACAAAAGCAAGAAAAAGAAATACCTTGTGTATATCTAGTCAAGTTGGATGTGCAATGGGATGTGGTTTTTGTGCAACTGGAAAAGGTGGATTTACTAGAAATTTAAGTGTCGGTGAAATCTTAGGTCAGGTTTACCTAGTTACTAAACTTGAAAGTATATATGAAGAAAATTTTAAAATAAATAATGTTGTTTATATGGGCATGGGTGAACCTCTTTTGAATTTTACTAACGTTATTAAGTCAATTTATTTATTAAATAATTCTGAGGGTCAAAATATAGGAATGCGCAGGATTACTGTGTCAACATGTGGAATAGTACCTAAAATTATAGAACTAGCTGATTTAGATTTAGATTTAGTTTTAGCTATATCCCTACATGCAGCCACAGATACGGAGAGATCAAAGTTAATGCCTGTTAATAATAAATATCCTCTTAGTGATTTAAAGAATGCATGTAAATATTATATAGAAAAGACTAAACGCCGCATAACCTTTGAATATGCTTTAGTTAATGATGTTAATGATAATGCAGAAGACGCTAAAGATTTAGCTAATTATTTAAAAGATTTAATGTGCCATATAAATCTTATTCCAGTTAATCCTGTTAATAAAATTCATACAAGGCCTAGTAGAAAAAAAGTAACTGATTTTTCAAATTGGTTAAATAAATTTGGGATAAATGCCAGTATTAGAGAAGAAAAAGGTTTAGATATTGATGGGGCATGTGGTCAATTAAGCGGTAGAATGGAGGAATAAATGTTTGTGTTTGATAGTAGTGGAAATATACTTCTTTTAATCACATTATATATGTTCTTGGCATTATTATACTTAGAGATTAGAAAATACAATAAAGATCAAATGGATTTTGCACTTTTATTGGTTATTAGTGATTTTAAAAATGATGATACTTCTTATACAAAAGGTGAAATAATATTAATAAATAAAGATAGAAGATTAAGTTTTGCTAATCAAGAAATAACTTTAAAAAATGGAAACTTACTTTTAAAAGTTAAGGATGACTTTCAAACTGTTTCTAAAGGAGAATTAGTTGAATTTGCAGGAGGTTCCCTGCAGTTAGTGGGGTGTAGTAATGAAGGTAAAATCATTGACGAATATTGGCTTAGTGAGAAAGGTTAACGAAGATAGCTATTTAGTTGATGAAGTTCGTAATCTTTTTGTTGTTGCTGACGGTATGGGTGGACATAAAGGAGGAGAATTAGCCAGTACAATAGCAATTAAAACTATTGATGACTTCTGTATAATAGATAAGAATTTAGAAAATTTTAATGAGCTTTTAAGAAAAACGATCGAAAAAGCTAATTCTTTAATTTATAATAAGGCTCATACCGATGAAGGATTTGTAGGTATGGGTACGACGATAACTGCAATAATTATGCATAAAGATAGATTACATATAGCCAATATAGGTGATAGTAGAGCTTATTTAATTACTAAAGACAAAATTTGTTTATTAACACAAGATCACTCATTAGTTAGGGAATTAATGAATACTGGTGAAATTACCGAAGAAGAAGCTAATAATCATCCCAATAAAAACATTTTGACAAGAGCACTTGGCATTGAACAAGATGTTAAGGTAGATTTATTCGAAAGGGAAATAAAGCCTGGAGAATGTATATTATTGTGTACAGATGGACTCACAAATCAAGTTAAAGACGAGGAAATATTTAATATAATTACTAATAATAAATTAGAAGAAGCTGTTAATAATTTGATGGATTTAGCTTTAAAAAGAGGTGGAAAAGATAATATTACCCTAGTATTGGTAAATTATAATGAATAATTTTTTACAAGATTTTAAACTATTTTTTTTAAATATAATTGTAATTTTATTAAGCAATATTAATCTTATAATTCAGGAAACAGAAATTCCAAATTTAATATTTTATAATATTATTTTAATTGTATCTTTATTTTTAGTAAAACTATTTATTATAAAGGTTTTACAAGTAAAAAACTTAATATTTGATATTATATCATTATTAATAAGTTTGGGCTGGATATTCTTAATTAGATTAAATCCATATTTAGCTCCAAGACAGTTACTCTGGATATGTATAGGTTTAATCGTGATGTTAGTAATCTTTTTTATTGTAAAAAACATACCTATGGACTTTATTAAAAACAATAAATATTTATGGTTAATTATTACTTTAACTTTACTTATTTTACCTCTTCTTAAAGGTGTTGAAGTAGGGGGAGCCACTAGTTGGCTGCAATTAGGTAAAATTAGATTTCAATCTTCTGAGCTA
It encodes:
- the def gene encoding peptide deformylase → MAIYNIVKKEETVLREKSKYVKNITKNVEKLLDNMAETMYESKGVGLAAPQVGVLKRVVVIDVGEGLIELINPEIIDSKGSETDYEGCLSCPGIVGEVTRAKEVKVKGLDRKGNEVIIEGDELLARCLQHEIDHLEGILFIDKAQKIQTTP
- the rlmN gene encoding 23S rRNA (adenine(2503)-C(2))-methyltransferase RlmN yields the protein MLIDLRSLNLEELEKLMLELQESKFRSKQIFSWVHAKGVSNFAEMTNVPGKLRDKLLEKTVLNELDLIKSQVSKDGTTKYLLKLADNNYIECVLMKYQGTKARKRNTLCISSQVGCAMGCGFCATGKGGFTRNLSVGEILGQVYLVTKLESIYEENFKINNVVYMGMGEPLLNFTNVIKSIYLLNNSEGQNIGMRRITVSTCGIVPKIIELADLDLDLVLAISLHAATDTERSKLMPVNNKYPLSDLKNACKYYIEKTKRRITFEYALVNDVNDNAEDAKDLANYLKDLMCHINLIPVNPVNKIHTRPSRKKVTDFSNWLNKFGINASIREEKGLDIDGACGQLSGRMEE
- a CDS encoding DUF116 domain-containing protein, with amino-acid sequence MYETNKRLFIFLLLLSFSGLLISFYLAYLIATGLSPIFNRIFLVISFILVTFLFLFFGIGIALLIYSLWSSKPINSNKLIKKSILFLYPNALRIGKWFGLSSDKIKNSYIQVNNELVKLKKYKMLPEDILILAPHCLQNVKCPHKITIDVNNCKNCGLCKVGSLLMVSNKYNVDIVIATGGTFARKFVAEKRPKAIIAIACERDLTSGIQDVKDIPVLGVLNERPEGPCYNTQVSLGQVENAINFFLKGGHK
- a CDS encoding zinc metallopeptidase; protein product: MFFPIFDPTMILLIPGILLAFYAQTKVQSTFRKYSKVSSKRNVTGAQVARAILDDQGLTNVAVEATPGQLSDHYDPRTKVVRLSNDVYHSSSLASLGVAAHEVGHAIQDDTGYLPLHFRSTLVPVTQIGSTLSFPLLLIGLLMSAPFLVKAGVYLFSAVVVFQLVTLPVEFNASNRALNILGSQRFLDNDEIKKTKKVLDAAALTYVAAALMAALNLIRLLLISGLLGRSDD
- the rsmB gene encoding 16S rRNA (cytosine(967)-C(5))-methyltransferase RsmB translates to MNARDLALNVIFEVNEKLAYANIELDKALKNAKLADQRDKGLVTDLVYGTIKYKGRLDYIINQFAKPKVNKMAPMIRNIIRMGLYQIIFLDKVPISAAINESVNLGKRYGHKGTVGFINGVLRNIARNLENIKYPNKNSQPIEYLASFYSFPNWMIKGWVKDFGIDNTETLCEYFNNPSPLWIRTNSLKTNREELQERLQNENIETVKSEKVPEGLRLINNTGMTKLNTFKEGLFTVQDESSMIVSHVLNPKNKDFIIDTCSAPGGKTGHMAQLMGNEGKILALDIHEHRLELIKENCTRLGITNVDTKLVDAREISAHIHELVDGILVDAPCSGLGVLGRRPDARWKKEEKDIKELSNLQFEILQSASKLVKSKGTLIYSTCTIDSRENKEVVQRFLEYSPDFYLDDSLNEYLPYNTEEGKEGYIQFLPFAHKMDGFFIARLKRK
- the fmt gene encoding methionyl-tRNA formyltransferase: MRVLFMGTPDFAVSSLEYLVKANYEVIGVVTQPDRQKGRGKKITAPPVKQKALELGLPIFQPEKVRNEEFIEILKELNPDIIVVVAFGQILPKDILELPSFGCINVHASLLPKYRGAAPIHWSIINGETKTGITTMYMNEGLDTGDMLLKEEILIDNNMNSGELHDELAELGGELLVRTLDLLQKNKIIPQPQNDQESTYASLLKKEHEVISWDENSTNIHNLVRGMNPWPGAYTVCNNERLKILETRLNNLESSGDKSKVGTIIEVDNDGFWVKTEDDKLLITKVQPAGKKAMLAKDFINGYKIKTGLVLGDQGV
- a CDS encoding Stp1/IreP family PP2C-type Ser/Thr phosphatase, coding for MKVKSLTNIGLVRKVNEDSYLVDEVRNLFVVADGMGGHKGGELASTIAIKTIDDFCIIDKNLENFNELLRKTIEKANSLIYNKAHTDEGFVGMGTTITAIIMHKDRLHIANIGDSRAYLITKDKICLLTQDHSLVRELMNTGEITEEEANNHPNKNILTRALGIEQDVKVDLFEREIKPGECILLCTDGLTNQVKDEEIFNIITNNKLEEAVNNLMDLALKRGGKDNITLVLVNYNE